A stretch of the Capsicum annuum cultivar UCD-10X-F1 chromosome 8, UCD10Xv1.1, whole genome shotgun sequence genome encodes the following:
- the LOC107879955 gene encoding gallate 1-beta-glucosyltransferase 84A23 isoform X2, whose translation MGSQDEMPPIHVFMVSFPGQGHVNPLLRLGKRLATKGSLVTFSTPESYGALMKKANKNLSDEPTRYGSGMIRFQFIDDAWDYSKPEGANLGLYMQHLELVGKKLLPQMIEDNEKQGRPVSCFINNPFIPWVSDVAETLGIPSAVLWVQSAASFSCYYHYLNKLAPFPTGTNPELQVQLPDEDEDIRGDLLTADSGIMQWLDSKSSSSVVYISFGSIVILKQEQVDELAYGLLNSGVNFLWVIKEPSTGTGFLPVKLPDGFLDKAGDKAKIVQWCAQEQVLAHPSLACFLTHCGWNSTMEAISIGTPIIAFPQWGDQVLDAKYLVDVFNVGIQLCRGENENRIIPREEVEKCVREAMSGAKAVEMKQNALKWKKAAEDAVAEGGSSQQNLQAFIDEIVTKCTTDEKLKKTSLQ comes from the exons ATGGGCTCTCAAGATGAAATGCCACCAATTCATGTCTTTATGGTCTCATTTCCAGGCCAAGGACATGTCAATCCCCTTCTTCGACTTGGCAAACGCCTAGCAACCAAGGGTAGTCTTGTCACATTTTCCACACCTGAAAGTTATGGTGCTCTAATGAAAAAAGCTAACAAAAATTTAAGCGATGAGCCTACACGTTATGGTTCAGGTATGATAAGATTTCAATTCATAGATGATGCATGGGATTATTCGAAGCCCGAGGGAGCCAACCTCGGGCTTTACATGCAGCATCTAGAGTTAGTGGGTAAAAAACTCCTTCCTCAAATGATTGAGGATAACGAGAAACAGGGTCGCCCTGTTTCTTGTTTTATCAACAATCCCTTTATTCCTTGGGTTTCAGATGTTGCTGAAACCCTCGGAATTCCTAGTGCTGTCCTTTGGGTTCAATCAGCTGCGAGCTTTTCTTGTTACTACCATTATCTGAATAAATTAGCTCCTTTTCCCACTGGAACAAATCCCGAGCTACAAGTTCAACTTCCAG ATGAAGACGAAGATATTCGCGGCGATTTGTTAACAGCTGATAGTGGCATAATGCAATGGCTCGATTCAAAATCATCATCCTCTGTTGTATACATTTCGTTTGGGAGCATAGTCATATTGAAACAGGAACAAGTTGATGAATTAGCCTATGGTTTGTTAAATTCAGGGGTGAATTTCTTATGGGTAATAAAAGAACCATCCACCGGGACAGGTTTTTTACCAGTAAAATTACCTGATGGATTTTTGGACAAAGCTGGTGACAAGGCCAAAATTGTCCAATGGTGTGCACAAGAACAAGTTTTAGCACACCCATCATTGGCGTGTTTTTTAACTCACTGTGGATGGAATTCGACTATGGAAGCAATATCAATTGGTACGCCAATTATTGCGTTTCCTCAATGGGGTGATCAAGTACTCGATGCTAAGTACTTAGTGGACGTGTTTAACGTTGGGATTCAATTGTGTAGAggtgaaaatgaaaatagaattatTCCTCGTGAAGAAGTGGAGAAATGCGTAAGGGAGGCGATGAGCGGAGCAAAGGCGGTAGAGATGAAACAAAATGCGTTGAAGTGGAAGAAAGCGGCGGAGGATGCGGTGGCTGAAGGTGGCTCCTCCCAGCAGAATTTGCAGGCGTTCATCGATGAGATTGTCACAAAGTGTACTACTGATGAAAAGTTGAAGAAAACTAGCTTGCAATAA
- the LOC107879955 gene encoding gallate 1-beta-glucosyltransferase 84A23 isoform X1 yields the protein MGSQDEMPPIHVFMVSFPGQGHVNPLLRLGKRLATKGSLVTFSTPESYGALMKKANKNLSDEPTRYGSGMIRFQFIDDAWDYSKPEGANLGLYMQHLELVGKKLLPQMIEDNEKQGRPVSCFINNPFIPWVSDVAETLGIPSAVLWVQSAASFSCYYHYLNKLAPFPTGTNPELQVQLPGMPLLKHDEIPSFLHPASPYTMLKNAILGQFEKLSTPFCILMDTFQELELELVDHLSKICPIKTIGPLFKHPKLIPPDEDEDIRGDLLTADSGIMQWLDSKSSSSVVYISFGSIVILKQEQVDELAYGLLNSGVNFLWVIKEPSTGTGFLPVKLPDGFLDKAGDKAKIVQWCAQEQVLAHPSLACFLTHCGWNSTMEAISIGTPIIAFPQWGDQVLDAKYLVDVFNVGIQLCRGENENRIIPREEVEKCVREAMSGAKAVEMKQNALKWKKAAEDAVAEGGSSQQNLQAFIDEIVTKCTTDEKLKKTSLQ from the coding sequence ATGGGCTCTCAAGATGAAATGCCACCAATTCATGTCTTTATGGTCTCATTTCCAGGCCAAGGACATGTCAATCCCCTTCTTCGACTTGGCAAACGCCTAGCAACCAAGGGTAGTCTTGTCACATTTTCCACACCTGAAAGTTATGGTGCTCTAATGAAAAAAGCTAACAAAAATTTAAGCGATGAGCCTACACGTTATGGTTCAGGTATGATAAGATTTCAATTCATAGATGATGCATGGGATTATTCGAAGCCCGAGGGAGCCAACCTCGGGCTTTACATGCAGCATCTAGAGTTAGTGGGTAAAAAACTCCTTCCTCAAATGATTGAGGATAACGAGAAACAGGGTCGCCCTGTTTCTTGTTTTATCAACAATCCCTTTATTCCTTGGGTTTCAGATGTTGCTGAAACCCTCGGAATTCCTAGTGCTGTCCTTTGGGTTCAATCAGCTGCGAGCTTTTCTTGTTACTACCATTATCTGAATAAATTAGCTCCTTTTCCCACTGGAACAAATCCCGAGCTACAAGTTCAACTTCCAGGTATGCCCTTACTCAAACATGACGAAATTCCTAGTTTTTTGCATCCTGCTTCTCCGTACACTATGTTGAAGAATGCTATTTTGGGTCAATTTGAAAAACTGTCTACTCCATTTTGTATACTAATGGATAcatttcaagaacttgaactCGAGCTCGTTGATCACCTCTCCAAAATTTGTCCAATTAAAACTATTGGTCCATTATTCAAGCATCCTAAATTAATTCCCCCAGATGAAGACGAAGATATTCGCGGCGATTTGTTAACAGCTGATAGTGGCATAATGCAATGGCTCGATTCAAAATCATCATCCTCTGTTGTATACATTTCGTTTGGGAGCATAGTCATATTGAAACAGGAACAAGTTGATGAATTAGCCTATGGTTTGTTAAATTCAGGGGTGAATTTCTTATGGGTAATAAAAGAACCATCCACCGGGACAGGTTTTTTACCAGTAAAATTACCTGATGGATTTTTGGACAAAGCTGGTGACAAGGCCAAAATTGTCCAATGGTGTGCACAAGAACAAGTTTTAGCACACCCATCATTGGCGTGTTTTTTAACTCACTGTGGATGGAATTCGACTATGGAAGCAATATCAATTGGTACGCCAATTATTGCGTTTCCTCAATGGGGTGATCAAGTACTCGATGCTAAGTACTTAGTGGACGTGTTTAACGTTGGGATTCAATTGTGTAGAggtgaaaatgaaaatagaattatTCCTCGTGAAGAAGTGGAGAAATGCGTAAGGGAGGCGATGAGCGGAGCAAAGGCGGTAGAGATGAAACAAAATGCGTTGAAGTGGAAGAAAGCGGCGGAGGATGCGGTGGCTGAAGGTGGCTCCTCCCAGCAGAATTTGCAGGCGTTCATCGATGAGATTGTCACAAAGTGTACTACTGATGAAAAGTTGAAGAAAACTAGCTTGCAATAA